GGAAGGCCTGGGCATCCTTCTTGGGCGAGGGCTGATAGGGCGAGCCCTGTACCGGGTTGAGCGGGATGAGATTCACATGGCACAACAGGCCCTTGAGCAGCCGCGCCAGCTCTCTGGCATGTTCCGGCCGATCGTTCACGCCGGCCATCAGCGCATACTCGAACGTGATGCGTCGGCGTGTCTGCTCGACGTAACGTCGGCAGGCGGCCATCAGCTCAGATAGCGGATAACGGCGGTTGATCGGCACCAGTTGATCTCGCAGGGCGTCGTTGGGCGCGTGTAGGGAGACTGCTAGCCCGATCTGCAACGGTTCGTGCGCCATGCGCTCGATCATGGGGACCAGGCCGACGGTAGATAGGGTGATGTGACGCGCGCCCAGGCCGAATCCGTCCGGGTCGGTCAAGTGACGCAATGCCTGCCAGGTGGCTTTGTAGTTCGCCAGCGGCTCGCCCATCCCCATGACCACGACATGGGTGAGGCGCGTGGGACGCTCGACCGCAATCGCGCTTGGGCCGTCCGCCTTCGGATCATTCAGGAAACGAGCGAAGTGGAGCACTTGCGCTACGATCTCGCCGGCCGTCAGGTTACGGGCTAGGCCGCTCAGCCCCGTCGCGCAGAATGGACAACCCATGCCGCAGCCCACCTGAGTTGAGATGCATAGGGTACGCCGGCGATCGTAAAGCATGAGCACTGTTTCGATTATCTGGCCATCGCGCAGGGTGAACAAGGCCTTGCGAGTGAGCCGATCCCGCGACGTAATCGCCTGTACCTCATGCAGCGGGTGGATCACAAACGTCTCCTCTAGGTGAGCGCGCAGGCGAAGGGGAAGGTTCGTCATCTGCGCGAACTGGGTCGCGCCGCGCTGAAAGACCCATTGCCAGATCTGATCGGCACGATAGCGGGGTTCTCCCCAGGCCGCTAGTTGCTCAGTCAGCTCTTGCTTTGTCAGATCTAGTAGAAGCTTTCGCTCATCCATCTTCGTGCTCGGACTTTGGATCAACTCGCTCAACCGTATCAGTGTACCCCGAAAATTTCCGTAAAGTTCAGGATCTGCGTTTCGGAACGCAGCCAATCGATGATCTGATGCCCTTGGCTCTAGGGTATCCCTGATCATAATACGAGTGTAGGCTATGTGCCAAATTAGGCATTCCACAATACAGTAGATACGCTTCCCAAGGCAAGAAGGCATAAAAGTCG
Above is a window of Anaerolineae bacterium DNA encoding:
- the rlmN gene encoding 23S rRNA (adenine(2503)-C(2))-methyltransferase RlmN; this encodes MDERKLLLDLTKQELTEQLAAWGEPRYRADQIWQWVFQRGATQFAQMTNLPLRLRAHLEETFVIHPLHEVQAITSRDRLTRKALFTLRDGQIIETVLMLYDRRRTLCISTQVGCGMGCPFCATGLSGLARNLTAGEIVAQVLHFARFLNDPKADGPSAIAVERPTRLTHVVVMGMGEPLANYKATWQALRHLTDPDGFGLGARHITLSTVGLVPMIERMAHEPLQIGLAVSLHAPNDALRDQLVPINRRYPLSELMAACRRYVEQTRRRITFEYALMAGVNDRPEHARELARLLKGLLCHVNLIPLNPVQGSPYQPSPKKDAQAFQRILEQQGIPTTMRLRRGIEIDAGCGQLRRRALEPRGNTTIPLPTGSAAGQGGRR